A window of the Ostrea edulis chromosome 1, xbOstEdul1.1, whole genome shotgun sequence genome harbors these coding sequences:
- the LOC125667031 gene encoding hepatocyte nuclear factor 4-gamma-like isoform X3: MLITGENSQQWCAPRYYDSPEMTMGALGPMPSAGSTSPTQGMSQFCAICGDRATGKHYGASSCDGCKGFFRRSVRKNHVYSCRFNRGCVVDKDKRNQCRYCRLRKCFRAGMKKEAVQNERDRISVRRTSYEDVNQTNSLSVSTLLNAEILSRQMTSPTINTDLSQKLVATADDVCESMKQQLLILVEWAKYIPCFCELTLDDQVALLRAHAGEHLIMGVARRSLGVKDVLLLGNDAIIPRNTPEVEIGRVASRILDELVQPMKDVQMDESEFACLKAIVFFDPDAKGLGDPQKIKSFRYQVQVNLEDYINDRQYDTRGRFGEILLMLPPLQSITWQMIEQVQFAKLFGMARIDNLLQEMLLGGAAPENNSTGSTTPTTLQPSLLVNNFNDQISQSTDVLSLATATIPSPHTCISPNNSQTSPMGSPLNLGLHHSIQTPTPPLTTADHLLTASAMTSNIDHLAIQQHSSPISSPPLSTESYSKVNGSSYSFKQEVSS; encoded by the exons ATGTTGATCACAGGAGAGAACAGCCAGCAGTGGTGCGCTCCACGTTATTACG ATTCCCCCGAGATGACAATGGGAGCACTGGGCCCCATGCCATCTGCCGGGAGTACCTCCCCTACCCAGGGGATGAGCCAGTTCTGTGCCATCTGTGGAGACCGGGCCACAGGAAAACATTATGGAGCATCTAGTTGTGATGGTTGTAAGGGTTTCTTCCGACGAAGTGTACGGAAAAACCACGTCTACTCTTGTCGTTTTAACAGAGGCTGCGTGGTGGACAAAGATAAAAGAAACCAGTGTCGATACTGCCGACTCCGAAAGTGCTTCCGAGCAGGAATGAAAAAAGAAG CTGTACAGAACGAGCGAGATCGAATCAGTGTGAGAAGAACCAGCTATGAAGATGTGAACCAGACAAACTCTTTGTCTGTTAGTACACTGCTGAATGCTGAGATTCTCTCCAGACAG ATGACATCTCCAACAATCAACACAGATCTTTCTCAGAAATTGGTGGCCACAGCTGATGATGTGTGTGAGTCTATGAAACAGCAGCTACTAATACTAGTGGAGTGGGCCAAATACATACCCTGTTTCTGTGAGCTTACCCTGGATGACCAG GTTGCCTTGCTAAGAGCACATGCAGGAGAGCATCTGATTATGGGTGTGGCCAGACGTTCCTTAGGGGTCAAGGATGTTTTGTTGCTAGGTAATGATGCCATCATTCCCAGGAATACCCCAGAAGTGGAGATAGGTCGCGTCGCCAGCAGAATATTAGATGAATTGGTTCAACCAATGAAAGATGTACAGATGGATGAATCAGAATTTGCCTGTTTGAAAGCAATTGTTTTCTTTGATCCAG ATGCCAAAGGACTTGGTGATCCTCAGAAAATCAAAAGCTTTCGCTACCAAGTTCAAGTGAACTTAGAGGACTACATCAACGACCGCCAATATGACACCAGGGGGCGCTTTGGAGAAATCTTGCTGATGCTGCCCCCACTTCAGAGCATCACATGGCAGATGATTGAACAGGTGCAGTTTGCCAAGCTGTTTGGAATGGCTAGGATTGACAATCTTTTGCAGGAGATGCTACTTGGAG GAGCAGCTCCAGAGAACAATAGCACAGGCTCAACAACTCCCACAACATTACAACCATCACTGCTTGTCAACAACTTCAACGACCAAATCTCCCAGAGTACAGATGTACTCTCCCTTGCCACTGCCACCATTCCATCTCCCCACACCTGTATTTCTCCAAACAACAGCCAGACTTCTCCCATGGGAAGTCCCTTAAATCTTGGATTGCATCACAGCATACAGACACCGACACCCCCTTTAACAACGGCTGACCACCTTCTTACAGCCTCGGCAATGACATCGAATATTGACCACCTGGCAATACAACAGCACAGTTCCCCGATCTCATCTCCTCCACTGTCAACAGAATCATATAGTAAAGTCAATGGGTCATCGTATTCATTTAAACAGGAAGTGTCTTCATAA
- the LOC125667031 gene encoding hepatocyte nuclear factor 4-gamma-like isoform X4, whose translation MALMNLDGITYIHLDSPEMTMGALGPMPSAGSTSPTQGMSQFCAICGDRATGKHYGASSCDGCKGFFRRSVRKNHVYSCRFNRGCVVDKDKRNQCRYCRLRKCFRAGMKKEAVQNERDRISVRRTSYEDVNQTNSLSVSTLLNAEILSRQMTSPTINTDLSQKLVATADDVCESMKQQLLILVEWAKYIPCFCELTLDDQVALLRAHAGEHLIMGVARRSLGVKDVLLLGNDAIIPRNTPEVEIGRVASRILDELVQPMKDVQMDESEFACLKAIVFFDPDAKGLGDPQKIKSFRYQVQVNLEDYINDRQYDTRGRFGEILLMLPPLQSITWQMIEQVQFAKLFGMARIDNLLQEMLLGGAAPENNSTGSTTPTTLQPSLLVNNFNDQISQSTDVLSLATATIPSPHTCISPNNSQTSPMGSPLNLGLHHSIQTPTPPLTTADHLLTASAMTSNIDHLAIQQHSSPISSPPLSTESYSKVNGSSYSFKQEVSS comes from the exons ATGGCTTTGATGAATCTGGATGGAATTACTTACATTCACTTGG ATTCCCCCGAGATGACAATGGGAGCACTGGGCCCCATGCCATCTGCCGGGAGTACCTCCCCTACCCAGGGGATGAGCCAGTTCTGTGCCATCTGTGGAGACCGGGCCACAGGAAAACATTATGGAGCATCTAGTTGTGATGGTTGTAAGGGTTTCTTCCGACGAAGTGTACGGAAAAACCACGTCTACTCTTGTCGTTTTAACAGAGGCTGCGTGGTGGACAAAGATAAAAGAAACCAGTGTCGATACTGCCGACTCCGAAAGTGCTTCCGAGCAGGAATGAAAAAAGAAG CTGTACAGAACGAGCGAGATCGAATCAGTGTGAGAAGAACCAGCTATGAAGATGTGAACCAGACAAACTCTTTGTCTGTTAGTACACTGCTGAATGCTGAGATTCTCTCCAGACAG ATGACATCTCCAACAATCAACACAGATCTTTCTCAGAAATTGGTGGCCACAGCTGATGATGTGTGTGAGTCTATGAAACAGCAGCTACTAATACTAGTGGAGTGGGCCAAATACATACCCTGTTTCTGTGAGCTTACCCTGGATGACCAG GTTGCCTTGCTAAGAGCACATGCAGGAGAGCATCTGATTATGGGTGTGGCCAGACGTTCCTTAGGGGTCAAGGATGTTTTGTTGCTAGGTAATGATGCCATCATTCCCAGGAATACCCCAGAAGTGGAGATAGGTCGCGTCGCCAGCAGAATATTAGATGAATTGGTTCAACCAATGAAAGATGTACAGATGGATGAATCAGAATTTGCCTGTTTGAAAGCAATTGTTTTCTTTGATCCAG ATGCCAAAGGACTTGGTGATCCTCAGAAAATCAAAAGCTTTCGCTACCAAGTTCAAGTGAACTTAGAGGACTACATCAACGACCGCCAATATGACACCAGGGGGCGCTTTGGAGAAATCTTGCTGATGCTGCCCCCACTTCAGAGCATCACATGGCAGATGATTGAACAGGTGCAGTTTGCCAAGCTGTTTGGAATGGCTAGGATTGACAATCTTTTGCAGGAGATGCTACTTGGAG GAGCAGCTCCAGAGAACAATAGCACAGGCTCAACAACTCCCACAACATTACAACCATCACTGCTTGTCAACAACTTCAACGACCAAATCTCCCAGAGTACAGATGTACTCTCCCTTGCCACTGCCACCATTCCATCTCCCCACACCTGTATTTCTCCAAACAACAGCCAGACTTCTCCCATGGGAAGTCCCTTAAATCTTGGATTGCATCACAGCATACAGACACCGACACCCCCTTTAACAACGGCTGACCACCTTCTTACAGCCTCGGCAATGACATCGAATATTGACCACCTGGCAATACAACAGCACAGTTCCCCGATCTCATCTCCTCCACTGTCAACAGAATCATATAGTAAAGTCAATGGGTCATCGTATTCATTTAAACAGGAAGTGTCTTCATAA
- the LOC125667031 gene encoding hepatocyte nuclear factor 4-gamma-like isoform X5, with protein sequence MSDSSSSNGEDSPEMTMGALGPMPSAGSTSPTQGMSQFCAICGDRATGKHYGASSCDGCKGFFRRSVRKNHVYSCRFNRGCVVDKDKRNQCRYCRLRKCFRAGMKKEAVQNERDRISVRRTSYEDVNQTNSLSVSTLLNAEILSRQMTSPTINTDLSQKLVATADDVCESMKQQLLILVEWAKYIPCFCELTLDDQVALLRAHAGEHLIMGVARRSLGVKDVLLLGNDAIIPRNTPEVEIGRVASRILDELVQPMKDVQMDESEFACLKAIVFFDPDAKGLGDPQKIKSFRYQVQVNLEDYINDRQYDTRGRFGEILLMLPPLQSITWQMIEQVQFAKLFGMARIDNLLQEMLLGGAAPENNSTGSTTPTTLQPSLLVNNFNDQISQSTDVLSLATATIPSPHTCISPNNSQTSPMGSPLNLGLHHSIQTPTPPLTTADHLLTASAMTSNIDHLAIQQHSSPISSPPLSTESYSKVNGSSYSFKQEVSS encoded by the exons ATTCCCCCGAGATGACAATGGGAGCACTGGGCCCCATGCCATCTGCCGGGAGTACCTCCCCTACCCAGGGGATGAGCCAGTTCTGTGCCATCTGTGGAGACCGGGCCACAGGAAAACATTATGGAGCATCTAGTTGTGATGGTTGTAAGGGTTTCTTCCGACGAAGTGTACGGAAAAACCACGTCTACTCTTGTCGTTTTAACAGAGGCTGCGTGGTGGACAAAGATAAAAGAAACCAGTGTCGATACTGCCGACTCCGAAAGTGCTTCCGAGCAGGAATGAAAAAAGAAG CTGTACAGAACGAGCGAGATCGAATCAGTGTGAGAAGAACCAGCTATGAAGATGTGAACCAGACAAACTCTTTGTCTGTTAGTACACTGCTGAATGCTGAGATTCTCTCCAGACAG ATGACATCTCCAACAATCAACACAGATCTTTCTCAGAAATTGGTGGCCACAGCTGATGATGTGTGTGAGTCTATGAAACAGCAGCTACTAATACTAGTGGAGTGGGCCAAATACATACCCTGTTTCTGTGAGCTTACCCTGGATGACCAG GTTGCCTTGCTAAGAGCACATGCAGGAGAGCATCTGATTATGGGTGTGGCCAGACGTTCCTTAGGGGTCAAGGATGTTTTGTTGCTAGGTAATGATGCCATCATTCCCAGGAATACCCCAGAAGTGGAGATAGGTCGCGTCGCCAGCAGAATATTAGATGAATTGGTTCAACCAATGAAAGATGTACAGATGGATGAATCAGAATTTGCCTGTTTGAAAGCAATTGTTTTCTTTGATCCAG ATGCCAAAGGACTTGGTGATCCTCAGAAAATCAAAAGCTTTCGCTACCAAGTTCAAGTGAACTTAGAGGACTACATCAACGACCGCCAATATGACACCAGGGGGCGCTTTGGAGAAATCTTGCTGATGCTGCCCCCACTTCAGAGCATCACATGGCAGATGATTGAACAGGTGCAGTTTGCCAAGCTGTTTGGAATGGCTAGGATTGACAATCTTTTGCAGGAGATGCTACTTGGAG GAGCAGCTCCAGAGAACAATAGCACAGGCTCAACAACTCCCACAACATTACAACCATCACTGCTTGTCAACAACTTCAACGACCAAATCTCCCAGAGTACAGATGTACTCTCCCTTGCCACTGCCACCATTCCATCTCCCCACACCTGTATTTCTCCAAACAACAGCCAGACTTCTCCCATGGGAAGTCCCTTAAATCTTGGATTGCATCACAGCATACAGACACCGACACCCCCTTTAACAACGGCTGACCACCTTCTTACAGCCTCGGCAATGACATCGAATATTGACCACCTGGCAATACAACAGCACAGTTCCCCGATCTCATCTCCTCCACTGTCAACAGAATCATATAGTAAAGTCAATGGGTCATCGTATTCATTTAAACAGGAAGTGTCTTCATAA
- the LOC125667031 gene encoding hepatocyte nuclear factor 4-gamma-like isoform X2 — protein MVYSMTMRDSDSFLYSYLGAAIQHQYYYEYDPDSPEMTMGALGPMPSAGSTSPTQGMSQFCAICGDRATGKHYGASSCDGCKGFFRRSVRKNHVYSCRFNRGCVVDKDKRNQCRYCRLRKCFRAGMKKEAVQNERDRISVRRTSYEDVNQTNSLSVSTLLNAEILSRQMTSPTINTDLSQKLVATADDVCESMKQQLLILVEWAKYIPCFCELTLDDQVALLRAHAGEHLIMGVARRSLGVKDVLLLGNDAIIPRNTPEVEIGRVASRILDELVQPMKDVQMDESEFACLKAIVFFDPDAKGLGDPQKIKSFRYQVQVNLEDYINDRQYDTRGRFGEILLMLPPLQSITWQMIEQVQFAKLFGMARIDNLLQEMLLGGAAPENNSTGSTTPTTLQPSLLVNNFNDQISQSTDVLSLATATIPSPHTCISPNNSQTSPMGSPLNLGLHHSIQTPTPPLTTADHLLTASAMTSNIDHLAIQQHSSPISSPPLSTESYSKVNGSSYSFKQEVSS, from the exons ATGGTCTATTCTATGACAATGAGAGACAGTGATAGTTTCTTATACAGCTATTTAGGGGCAGCTATACAGCATCAATATTATTATGAATATGACCCAG ATTCCCCCGAGATGACAATGGGAGCACTGGGCCCCATGCCATCTGCCGGGAGTACCTCCCCTACCCAGGGGATGAGCCAGTTCTGTGCCATCTGTGGAGACCGGGCCACAGGAAAACATTATGGAGCATCTAGTTGTGATGGTTGTAAGGGTTTCTTCCGACGAAGTGTACGGAAAAACCACGTCTACTCTTGTCGTTTTAACAGAGGCTGCGTGGTGGACAAAGATAAAAGAAACCAGTGTCGATACTGCCGACTCCGAAAGTGCTTCCGAGCAGGAATGAAAAAAGAAG CTGTACAGAACGAGCGAGATCGAATCAGTGTGAGAAGAACCAGCTATGAAGATGTGAACCAGACAAACTCTTTGTCTGTTAGTACACTGCTGAATGCTGAGATTCTCTCCAGACAG ATGACATCTCCAACAATCAACACAGATCTTTCTCAGAAATTGGTGGCCACAGCTGATGATGTGTGTGAGTCTATGAAACAGCAGCTACTAATACTAGTGGAGTGGGCCAAATACATACCCTGTTTCTGTGAGCTTACCCTGGATGACCAG GTTGCCTTGCTAAGAGCACATGCAGGAGAGCATCTGATTATGGGTGTGGCCAGACGTTCCTTAGGGGTCAAGGATGTTTTGTTGCTAGGTAATGATGCCATCATTCCCAGGAATACCCCAGAAGTGGAGATAGGTCGCGTCGCCAGCAGAATATTAGATGAATTGGTTCAACCAATGAAAGATGTACAGATGGATGAATCAGAATTTGCCTGTTTGAAAGCAATTGTTTTCTTTGATCCAG ATGCCAAAGGACTTGGTGATCCTCAGAAAATCAAAAGCTTTCGCTACCAAGTTCAAGTGAACTTAGAGGACTACATCAACGACCGCCAATATGACACCAGGGGGCGCTTTGGAGAAATCTTGCTGATGCTGCCCCCACTTCAGAGCATCACATGGCAGATGATTGAACAGGTGCAGTTTGCCAAGCTGTTTGGAATGGCTAGGATTGACAATCTTTTGCAGGAGATGCTACTTGGAG GAGCAGCTCCAGAGAACAATAGCACAGGCTCAACAACTCCCACAACATTACAACCATCACTGCTTGTCAACAACTTCAACGACCAAATCTCCCAGAGTACAGATGTACTCTCCCTTGCCACTGCCACCATTCCATCTCCCCACACCTGTATTTCTCCAAACAACAGCCAGACTTCTCCCATGGGAAGTCCCTTAAATCTTGGATTGCATCACAGCATACAGACACCGACACCCCCTTTAACAACGGCTGACCACCTTCTTACAGCCTCGGCAATGACATCGAATATTGACCACCTGGCAATACAACAGCACAGTTCCCCGATCTCATCTCCTCCACTGTCAACAGAATCATATAGTAAAGTCAATGGGTCATCGTATTCATTTAAACAGGAAGTGTCTTCATAA